In Acidianus brierleyi, one genomic interval encodes:
- a CDS encoding tryptophan--tRNA ligase has translation MSNENFSVTPWEVKGKVDYDKLIIQFGTQKITPELKEEISKLIGGDLHVMLRRDIFFSHRDLDLILKDYRNGKGFFLYTGRAPSLGMHIGHLIPFIFTKWLQDKFKVNVYIEITDDEKFMRNQEYTLEQTRQWAYDNILDIIAVGFDPDKTFIFQDTEYIKNMYPITTKIAKKLTFNEVKATFGLELSSNIGIIFYPALQIAPTMFEKKRCLIPAGIDQDPYWRLQRDIAESLGYYKAAQIHSKFLPPLTGPEGKMSSSIPESAIYLTDDPKTVERKIMKYAFSGGQPTVELHRKLGGNTEIDVSFQWLYYFFEPDDNKIREIEEEYRSGKMLTGELKEILIEKLNNTLEEHRQMKEMAKDKVRLFKYDGKLATEMWNKIHE, from the coding sequence ATGTCCAATGAAAACTTTTCTGTAACTCCTTGGGAAGTTAAGGGTAAAGTAGATTATGATAAGCTAATAATACAGTTTGGCACTCAAAAAATTACTCCAGAACTAAAGGAAGAGATCTCTAAACTTATAGGAGGAGACCTACATGTAATGTTAAGAAGAGATATTTTTTTCTCACATAGAGATTTAGACCTAATTTTAAAGGATTATAGGAATGGGAAAGGATTTTTCCTTTATACTGGTAGAGCTCCATCTTTAGGAATGCATATTGGACATCTGATACCGTTCATTTTTACTAAATGGCTCCAAGACAAATTTAAGGTAAATGTATATATTGAAATAACAGACGATGAAAAATTCATGAGAAACCAGGAATATACGTTAGAACAGACTAGACAATGGGCTTATGATAATATTTTAGATATAATTGCAGTAGGTTTTGATCCAGATAAGACATTTATATTTCAGGATACTGAATATATTAAAAATATGTATCCTATTACAACAAAAATAGCTAAAAAACTTACGTTTAATGAAGTAAAGGCTACATTTGGTTTAGAACTATCGTCCAATATAGGAATAATATTTTATCCTGCTCTACAAATTGCCCCTACAATGTTTGAAAAGAAAAGATGTTTAATTCCTGCAGGAATAGATCAAGATCCATATTGGAGATTACAAAGAGATATAGCAGAGAGTTTAGGATATTACAAGGCGGCACAAATTCATAGTAAATTTCTTCCTCCATTAACTGGGCCTGAGGGAAAAATGAGTTCTTCTATTCCAGAATCCGCTATATACCTTACAGACGATCCCAAAACTGTTGAGAGAAAAATAATGAAATATGCGTTCTCTGGAGGACAGCCTACAGTAGAACTTCATAGAAAATTGGGCGGAAACACTGAAATAGATGTCTCTTTTCAATGGTTATACTATTTCTTTGAGCCAGATGATAATAAAATTAGAGAAATAGAAGAAGAATATAGATCAGGAAAAATGCTAACTGGAGAATTAAAAGAAATACTTATAGAAAAACTGAATAATACTTTAGAGGAACATAGGCAGATGAAAGAAATGGCAAAAGACAAAGTTAGATTATTTAAATACGATGGAA
- the cdvB1/B2 gene encoding cell division protein CdvB1/B2 encodes MLGKDFQKYWAGSEDKDMWKSFKGAFKSKEPLKYRIVQAHYQLSSMVSRLDAYIGRMQERDRTLFERVVEAQMSKDTARAAMYANEVAEIRKISRQLLTTQIALEQVELRLETVSEIGDVFVNLVPVVGVINELKGVLRGVMPELSVELGELGEGLQEVVVEAGDFTGSYSYASAPTAEARKILDEASTIAEQKMKEKFPDLPAATLTQKA; translated from the coding sequence ATGCTTGGAAAAGATTTCCAGAAATATTGGGCAGGATCAGAAGATAAAGATATGTGGAAAAGTTTTAAGGGTGCATTTAAGAGCAAGGAACCCTTAAAATATAGGATAGTTCAAGCTCATTACCAATTAAGTTCTATGGTAAGTAGACTTGACGCATACATAGGAAGAATGCAGGAAAGAGACAGAACATTATTCGAAAGAGTAGTTGAAGCTCAAATGTCCAAAGATACAGCAAGAGCTGCAATGTATGCAAATGAGGTAGCAGAAATAAGAAAAATAAGCAGACAATTATTAACAACTCAAATAGCGTTGGAACAAGTAGAACTTAGATTAGAAACTGTAAGCGAAATAGGAGATGTGTTTGTAAACTTAGTACCTGTAGTTGGAGTTATAAATGAACTAAAAGGCGTATTAAGAGGAGTAATGCCAGAATTATCTGTAGAACTAGGAGAATTGGGAGAAGGTCTACAGGAAGTAGTTGTCGAGGCTGGAGACTTTACTGGAAGTTACTCATACGCATCTGCACCAACTGCTGAGGCAAGAAAGATTTTAGACGAAGCGTCTACAATAGCAGAGCAAAAAATGAAGGAAAAATTCCCAGATTTACCCGCAGCTACTCTCACTCAAAAAGCCTAA
- a CDS encoding Hsp20/alpha crystallin family protein, producing MPFIQVDEDPDFDIIQEGNKINIYVDLRGKGLNIDNIQVKINSNSVYIIDQQSNSTVKTINLAANTNLQVSEVRKHNGTLLIILEKNN from the coding sequence TTGCCATTCATACAAGTAGATGAAGATCCAGATTTTGATATAATTCAAGAAGGAAATAAAATAAATATATACGTAGATCTAAGGGGAAAAGGCTTAAATATAGATAATATACAAGTTAAAATAAATTCTAATTCCGTATATATTATAGATCAACAATCGAATTCTACTGTAAAAACTATAAATCTTGCTGCGAATACAAATCTTCAGGTCTCAGAAGTAAGAAAACATAATGGAACTTTATTAATAATATTAGAGAAGAATAATTGA
- the alaXM gene encoding alanyl-tRNA editing protein AlaXM, with translation MVEEIYLTDSYVKNFKAKVVKVGQDGVILDRTAFYPGGGGLENDIGKLVIDNKEIQVTEVKRQDNEIVHKINGNLSEGDLVDGIIDWERRYSMMKLHTASHIIASIAYNKYGAMVTGGHISPEYAKDDFNVEDKNVLTNIINEANDIIKKNIDVKVYFKPKEEALKIPGIVKLMGRNPPDVPIWRIVEIPGIDIQADGGPHVKNTSEIGHIELIKVENRGKNKKRVYYTVKS, from the coding sequence ATGGTAGAAGAAATATATCTTACTGATTCTTATGTAAAAAATTTTAAGGCAAAAGTTGTTAAGGTAGGTCAAGACGGAGTTATTTTAGATAGAACTGCATTTTATCCAGGCGGAGGCGGGCTTGAAAACGATATAGGAAAATTAGTTATAGACAATAAGGAAATACAAGTGACGGAAGTCAAACGTCAAGACAACGAAATAGTACATAAGATAAACGGAAATCTTTCCGAAGGAGATCTTGTAGACGGAATTATAGATTGGGAAAGAAGATATTCTATGATGAAATTACATACCGCTTCCCATATAATTGCCTCGATAGCATACAATAAATACGGTGCTATGGTAACTGGAGGACATATTTCACCAGAATATGCAAAAGATGATTTTAATGTAGAAGATAAAAACGTATTAACTAATATAATAAATGAGGCCAATGACATAATTAAGAAAAATATTGATGTTAAGGTTTACTTTAAACCTAAAGAAGAAGCATTAAAGATACCTGGAATAGTGAAATTAATGGGCAGAAATCCTCCTGATGTACCTATATGGAGAATTGTAGAAATTCCAGGGATAGATATTCAGGCTGATGGAGGACCACACGTTAAGAATACATCAGAAATAGGACATATAGAATTAATTAAAGTCGAAAATAGAGGTAAAAATAAGAAGAGAGTCTATTATACTGTAAAAAGTTAA
- a CDS encoding GtrA family protein produces the protein MSRLLKFAIVGGLGTLVNELVFLSTTKLLSISISLALAIEISIIFNFMLNDVWTFKDKRIGNIWKRLLKFHMSSASGGIIQYIVVISIIVIMFHFSNASEILAILFFTSYLKLQSLVLGIINFIGIISGFIVRFITSIKWVWP, from the coding sequence ATGTCGAGATTACTGAAATTTGCCATAGTAGGAGGGCTAGGCACGTTGGTGAATGAACTAGTATTTTTATCTACTACTAAGCTTTTATCCATATCGATATCATTAGCATTAGCAATTGAAATTTCAATAATTTTCAATTTTATGTTAAACGATGTATGGACATTTAAAGATAAAAGAATAGGAAACATATGGAAAAGACTACTTAAATTTCATATGTCGTCAGCTAGTGGAGGAATTATTCAGTATATTGTGGTAATTTCAATTATTGTAATTATGTTTCATTTTAGTAATGCTTCGGAAATATTGGCAATATTGTTTTTTACGTCTTATTTAAAACTTCAGTCTTTAGTACTTGGCATAATCAATTTCATAGGAATAATTTCTGGATTCATCGTAAGATTTATAACAAGTATAAAATGGGTATGGCCTTAA
- a CDS encoding aminotransferase class I/II-fold pyridoxal phosphate-dependent enzyme, protein MIHGGAKWINGKPNTIDDFSINLNPLGMPDFLSDLISDAIKYKVYQYYPDNYTKLKENIAEIYDVNPEYIGVFNGATEAIRLLDKGINVPEPNFSEYPRTSIYFAEENGNSFIYRILGKKVLLSNPNNPTGSTISLEEIVSALNDGKELIIDESFSDISAVSSAKKLVEEFNNILIISTFTKSFSVPGLRLGFTIGKSSKVLESKAIPWRVNSIAYYIFSNVNPNDVRIFFNESKSYTKNLLSEIKLSIKFDFNYKMYNSNAPYLLFKFPFKVNILNDYLVKKGFMVRDASSFVGLNSYYARISIKRNFKTLINYINKFYSTNQSILKFII, encoded by the coding sequence ATGATACATGGAGGAGCTAAATGGATTAATGGAAAGCCAAACACTATTGATGATTTTAGTATTAATCTTAACCCACTTGGTATGCCTGATTTTCTATCTGACCTAATAAGTGATGCTATAAAATATAAAGTATATCAATATTATCCTGATAACTATACTAAATTGAAAGAAAATATAGCAGAAATTTATGACGTAAATCCTGAATATATAGGAGTTTTTAATGGAGCTACTGAAGCTATAAGATTGTTAGATAAAGGAATTAATGTTCCTGAGCCTAATTTTTCAGAATATCCAAGAACATCAATCTATTTTGCTGAGGAGAATGGAAATAGTTTTATATATCGTATATTAGGCAAAAAAGTCTTACTCAGTAACCCTAATAATCCAACGGGAAGTACAATAAGTTTAGAAGAAATAGTTAGTGCGCTCAATGATGGGAAAGAACTAATTATTGACGAATCATTTTCAGATATTAGTGCAGTTAGCAGCGCAAAAAAACTTGTAGAGGAGTTCAATAACATTCTAATAATATCTACATTTACTAAATCATTTTCAGTCCCTGGTTTACGACTAGGATTTACAATAGGTAAAAGTTCTAAAGTCTTAGAGTCAAAAGCTATACCATGGAGAGTAAATAGCATTGCTTATTACATATTTTCTAATGTAAATCCTAATGACGTAAGAATCTTCTTCAATGAGAGTAAGAGCTATACAAAAAATCTATTATCAGAAATAAAACTTTCCATAAAATTTGATTTCAATTATAAAATGTACAATAGCAATGCTCCGTATTTACTCTTTAAATTTCCTTTCAAGGTGAACATTTTAAATGATTATCTAGTTAAGAAAGGGTTTATGGTAAGGGATGCAAGTAGTTTTGTAGGATTAAATTCGTATTATGCTAGAATATCAATAAAAAGAAATTTTAAGACTCTAATTAACTATATAAATAAGTTTTACAGTACTAACCAAAGCATTTTAAAATTCATTATATAA
- a CDS encoding helix-turn-helix domain-containing protein — protein sequence MLLYVSIKLPHEEWTKNIDWTRNSLVILDIKNFSNVPKILAEFKGDEKTLSVLNGKFTKVSKFKYLGTLNINYPVEKILSNYIILNGTITLEGFYWTVILSDYTELKKLLKEFLNYKIDTKIIKVVKVKSQDILTARQEQILKIAFEAGFFDFPRKIKVSELADKLNISVSNLSEILRRAEKNIIGNYFRERGL from the coding sequence ATGCTTTTATATGTAAGTATTAAGTTACCGCACGAAGAATGGACAAAAAATATAGACTGGACTAGAAATTCCTTGGTTATTCTTGATATAAAGAATTTCAGCAATGTTCCTAAAATTTTGGCTGAATTTAAGGGAGATGAGAAAACACTTTCTGTGCTTAATGGAAAATTTACTAAAGTCTCTAAATTCAAATATTTGGGTACTTTAAATATTAATTATCCTGTAGAAAAGATTTTATCAAATTATATCATATTAAATGGAACAATAACATTAGAAGGATTCTATTGGACAGTAATTTTAAGTGATTACACAGAATTGAAAAAGCTCCTTAAGGAGTTTTTAAATTACAAAATAGATACGAAAATAATAAAGGTTGTAAAAGTTAAGTCTCAAGATATACTTACCGCAAGGCAGGAACAGATACTAAAAATTGCATTTGAAGCAGGATTTTTTGATTTCCCTAGAAAAATAAAAGTCTCCGAACTAGCAGATAAATTAAATATAAGTGTATCTAATCTTTCCGAAATATTGAGAAGAGCTGAGAAAAACATTATAGGGAACTATTTTAGAGAAAGAGGATTATGA
- a CDS encoding C2H2-type zinc finger protein, with the protein MTDANNVKSGTKKYLSNHKGIMIHVSLEELTRYHSLTPEQKRVIRAIVKTLIYRPDLLNETNYLYRLMQSKAVSPYVCPLCLIPFSSSEALKMHIRYSEHTTVCPICRKGFKDTETLLNHLCKKHNICVS; encoded by the coding sequence ATGACAGACGCCAATAACGTTAAGTCAGGTACTAAAAAGTACCTGAGTAACCATAAGGGTATAATGATTCATGTATCATTGGAGGAATTAACGCGTTACCATTCTCTCACTCCGGAACAAAAGAGGGTCATTAGGGCGATAGTAAAGACTCTCATTTATAGGCCTGATTTACTGAATGAAACAAACTATTTATACAGATTAATGCAGAGTAAAGCGGTTTCACCTTACGTTTGCCCCCTCTGCCTTATACCTTTTTCATCAAGTGAGGCATTGAAAATGCACATAAGATATTCAGAACATACGACTGTTTGCCCAATATGCAGAAAGGGATTTAAGGATACTGAGACCCTTCTAAACCACCTCTGCAAAAAACATAATATTTGCGTAAGTTAA
- a CDS encoding UPF0147 family protein: protein MATLYDNEAKIKQAVILLQKIVNDTSVPRNIRRAATDAIRNLQDENSSPAVRAANAIGILEDISQDPNMPTHTRISIWNVVSILETVKD, encoded by the coding sequence ATGGCAACACTCTACGATAATGAAGCAAAAATTAAACAAGCTGTCATTCTATTACAAAAAATAGTTAACGATACAAGCGTTCCTAGGAACATCAGAAGAGCAGCAACAGACGCAATAAGAAATTTGCAGGACGAAAATTCTAGCCCTGCTGTAAGAGCAGCTAACGCAATAGGTATCTTAGAAGATATAAGTCAGGATCCAAATATGCCTACACATACAAGAATATCTATTTGGAATGTAGTTTCTATTCTAGAAACTGTAAAGGACTAG
- a CDS encoding Sjogren's syndrome/scleroderma autoantigen 1 family protein: protein MSNDQSIKKGAELLTQGATMLNESCPICHSPLFKLKNGDVICPVHGKVYLVKSDEEEKKVKKDIVLSSTEDELINNLNYLLKKLRDSPEDSDVMMQIIRYLDAIERLRRILGTSQQH from the coding sequence ATGAGTAACGATCAATCTATTAAGAAAGGAGCTGAGCTTTTAACTCAGGGGGCTACGATGCTTAATGAGTCTTGTCCTATTTGTCATTCCCCTTTATTTAAACTTAAGAATGGAGACGTTATATGTCCAGTTCATGGTAAGGTTTACTTAGTTAAGTCTGACGAAGAGGAGAAAAAGGTTAAGAAAGATATAGTTCTGAGTTCTACGGAGGACGAGCTTATAAATAATTTAAATTATCTGTTAAAGAAACTTAGAGATAGTCCAGAGGATTCTGATGTTATGATGCAAATAATAAGGTATTTGGATGCTATAGAAAGACTTAGGAGGATTTTAGGTACTTCTCAACAACATTAA
- the tmk gene encoding dTMP kinase, giving the protein MLLIALEGIDGAGKTTVAKKLFEKLHNKNVIITAEPFTQDIIKMIEDNGWKNPIILTLLFAADRAIHINWIYNQHPDIVILDRYIYSSIAYQSVMGIDEEWIREVNSKFPKPTITFLIDVPIEIAIQRINKNDKFNFEEKIKLLHNVRNKYLEIAKKDKLIIVNGQNNIETITTEIFNVVEKYLKSS; this is encoded by the coding sequence ATGTTATTGATAGCATTAGAAGGAATAGATGGTGCTGGAAAGACTACAGTTGCAAAAAAACTTTTTGAGAAGTTGCATAACAAAAATGTAATTATTACAGCTGAGCCTTTTACTCAGGACATTATCAAAATGATAGAGGATAATGGGTGGAAAAATCCAATAATTTTAACCTTACTTTTCGCAGCAGATAGAGCTATACATATAAACTGGATATATAACCAACATCCAGATATAGTAATTCTAGATAGATATATTTATTCATCAATAGCCTATCAATCAGTAATGGGAATAGACGAAGAATGGATTAGAGAAGTTAACTCTAAGTTTCCTAAACCTACTATCACGTTTCTAATTGACGTTCCAATAGAAATAGCCATTCAACGAATAAATAAAAATGATAAATTCAATTTTGAGGAGAAAATAAAACTTTTACATAATGTAAGAAATAAATACTTGGAAATCGCTAAAAAGGACAAATTAATAATAGTAAATGGCCAGAATAATATTGAAACAATAACTACGGAAATATTTAATGTTGTTGAGAAGTACCTAAAATCCTCCTAA
- a CDS encoding Clp1/GlmU family protein — protein sequence MKLNKEEDIIVEGPCEIKILTGNIFIQGKEFGDIAIIGKGTFSVSTNNIAEIETNCNILAKISHLGWDEIISQIIQTEGTTIVLGSNDSGKTYFCKTFINKTKNITYLTADVGQPDIFIPTFISSKIFPENSIFNYTEFYGYTSPSYNPRLHVEQTSKIYEKTKSKINVIDTDGWVRGLKAYMHKKELIYYINPDYILLFDERLKNDLPSMFQNRIVIVNKIPRFLFKNKLERIRSRREKFIKYFRDSHILEVNYTDVFGSRLNHNLSTAWGDMLQFEYGECYGYFIDKSIIKGALVALLNSGKISGAGIIRNINEKIEILTPEKKADGVILGSISLNDNFEERSLRLLKCY from the coding sequence ATGAAACTAAATAAAGAAGAAGATATAATAGTAGAGGGACCTTGTGAAATAAAAATATTAACAGGTAATATATTTATACAAGGAAAAGAATTCGGCGATATAGCTATTATTGGGAAAGGAACTTTTTCAGTATCTACCAATAACATTGCAGAAATAGAGACAAATTGTAACATACTAGCGAAGATAAGCCATTTAGGCTGGGATGAAATAATTTCACAAATAATCCAAACGGAAGGAACTACTATAGTTCTTGGTAGTAATGACTCCGGTAAAACATATTTTTGTAAAACCTTCATTAATAAGACAAAAAACATAACTTATTTAACAGCTGATGTAGGACAGCCAGATATTTTTATACCTACTTTCATATCATCTAAAATTTTTCCTGAAAATAGTATTTTTAACTACACTGAATTTTATGGGTATACCTCACCTTCATACAATCCCAGACTTCACGTAGAACAAACTAGCAAAATATACGAAAAAACTAAATCTAAAATAAACGTTATAGATACAGACGGATGGGTAAGAGGATTAAAGGCATATATGCATAAAAAAGAACTTATTTATTATATTAATCCAGATTATATATTACTATTCGATGAAAGATTGAAAAATGATTTACCGTCTATGTTTCAAAATAGAATAGTTATTGTCAATAAAATACCTAGATTTCTTTTTAAGAACAAGCTAGAAAGAATAAGATCTAGAAGGGAAAAATTCATAAAATATTTTAGGGATTCACATATTTTAGAAGTAAATTATACTGATGTCTTCGGATCAAGACTTAATCATAATTTATCTACAGCATGGGGAGATATGTTGCAATTTGAATATGGAGAATGTTACGGATATTTTATAGATAAATCAATTATTAAAGGCGCATTAGTGGCTTTACTTAATTCTGGAAAAATCTCTGGTGCAGGCATAATTAGAAATATAAATGAAAAAATCGAAATATTAACTCCAGAAAAGAAGGCAGACGGAGTAATATTAGGCTCAATAAGCTTAAATGATAATTTTGAAGAAAGATCATTAAGATTATTAAAATGTTATTGA
- a CDS encoding AAA family ATPase → MEYKHCKISEFIFKESNLVSIYGASGRGKTIIGLQVAKEFSRSIFISSEGYIYKSRVSNIYFKNVLFADVSTSLELMNSILKAMLLEPSVIVVDTINKFYRIDKKYKGLLYPLMLLSEYSKYGKVLLFWQVSMNNKVSGEKFMRYFSGDVLRLANGNIIGNLRNCKFKISEDGVIGCL, encoded by the coding sequence GTGGAATATAAACATTGCAAAATAAGCGAGTTCATATTTAAAGAGAGTAATCTAGTGTCTATATATGGAGCTTCCGGTAGAGGAAAGACTATAATAGGACTTCAAGTTGCTAAAGAATTTTCCAGGTCTATTTTTATATCTTCAGAAGGTTATATCTATAAATCTAGAGTTTCGAATATATATTTTAAAAACGTATTATTTGCAGACGTATCTACTTCATTAGAACTTATGAATTCTATTTTAAAAGCAATGTTATTAGAACCTAGTGTAATAGTAGTAGATACTATAAACAAATTTTATAGAATTGATAAAAAATACAAAGGTCTACTTTACCCTTTAATGTTATTAAGTGAGTATTCTAAATATGGCAAAGTTCTTCTTTTTTGGCAAGTTTCTATGAATAATAAGGTAAGTGGAGAAAAATTTATGCGATATTTTTCTGGCGATGTTCTTAGATTAGCTAATGGGAATATAATAGGAAATTTAAGAAATTGTAAATTCAAGATTAGTGAGGATGGTGTTATAGGTTGTTTGTAA
- a CDS encoding CDP-2,3-bis-(O-geranylgeranyl)-sn-glycerol synthase yields the protein MLSLLIGFSFYIPAFIANGSGPFVRKGTPIDRGKNFIDGRRIFGDGKTFEGLLVALTFGTTVGLILAKFYGNWWIFVSFFESLFAMFGDMSGAFIKRRLNIPRGGRAILLDQLDFVIGATIALIILGIQINIYQFIFVAIIAFLLHIMTNDIAYRLKIKSVPW from the coding sequence TTGCTAAGTCTTCTTATCGGTTTTTCTTTTTATATTCCGGCATTTATAGCTAATGGATCAGGTCCTTTTGTAAGGAAAGGAACTCCGATAGACAGAGGAAAGAATTTTATAGACGGCAGAAGAATATTTGGAGATGGTAAGACATTTGAAGGTTTATTAGTAGCATTAACCTTTGGAACTACTGTAGGTTTAATTCTAGCTAAGTTTTACGGAAATTGGTGGATCTTTGTTTCGTTTTTCGAATCTCTATTTGCAATGTTTGGAGATATGAGCGGAGCTTTTATTAAGAGAAGACTTAATATTCCTAGAGGCGGAAGGGCAATATTATTAGATCAGCTTGATTTTGTAATAGGAGCTACAATAGCTCTAATTATTCTAGGTATACAGATAAATATATATCAATTTATATTTGTAGCCATCATAGCTTTTCTATTGCATATAATGACTAACGATATTGCATATCGATTAAAAATAAAAAGTGTACCATGGTAA